AGGAGCTGACGCAGAAAAGCCTGCCCGAGATCGGCGAACTGTTCGGCGGCCGCGACCACACCACCGTGCTGCACGCGGTACGCAAGATCGCGGGCGAGCGCCAGACCAACACCGAGTTGAACCAGCAGCTGCATGTGCTGGAACAAACGCTCAAGGGTTAAGAGCGTGTTCACGATCTGCTCGCGCCGACGTAGAGATCATGACCACGCTCTAAAAAACTACCCCATGAATGTCACTCACACAGGGCAAAATGGGGAATTCACGCGGCATGAGGGAGCGTCCGCATCGCCCTGCGGGCGCCGCCGCGTCAAAACATATGCGCACTTAAATCACTGAGGTTGACATGATCGTCCTGAAAGCCACACAAGACAAAGTTCTCGCGGTCCTGCAATCGGTGGCCGGCATTGTCGAGCGCCGCCACACGCTGCCCATTCTGGCCAATGTGCTGATCAAGAAGACGGGCAATGCGCTGCAGCTGACAACCAGCGACCTGGAAATCCAGATCCGCACCACGGCCGAGCTCGGCGGCGACGCCGGCGACTTCACCACGACCATCGGTGCCCGCAAGCTGATCGACATCCTGAAGACCATGCCCGGCGACCAGACCGTGAGCCTGGAGACGCAGCAGTCCAAGATGATTCTCAAGGGCGGCAAGAGCCGCTTCACGCTGCAGACCCTGCCCGCAGAAGACTTCCCGCTGGTGCAGGAATCGGCAGCCTTCGGCCCCGCCTTCAGCGTGCCGCAGAAGGTGCTCAAGGATCTGCTGGGCCAGGTCTCCTTTGCCATGGCCGTGCAGGACATCCGCTACTACCTCAACGGCATTCTGTTCGTCGCCGAAGGCAACACCCTGAGCCTGGTGGCCACCGACGGCCACCGCCTGGCCTGGGCCAGCGCCACGCTGGATGTGGAAGTGCCCATCAAGCAGGAAGTGATTCTGCCGCGCAAGACCGTGCTGGAGCTGCAGCGCCTGCTGTCGGACGCCAGCGGCGAGAACCAGCCCGTCATCGAGATGCAGTTCGCCAACAACCAGGCCAAGTTCACCTTTGGCGGCATGGAGTTCGTGACCAAGCTGGTCGAGGGCAAGTTCCCCGACTACAACCGCGTCATCCCGCGCAACCACACCAACAGCGTGACCCTGGGCCGCGCCCCGCTGCTGGCATCGCTGCAGCGCACGGCCATCATGACCAGCGACAAGTTCAAGGGCGTGCGCCTGTCGGTCGAGCCCGGCACGCTGCGCGTGGCGTCCAACAACGCCGAGCAGGAAGAGGCCATGGACGAGCTCGACATCGACTACGGTGGCGACACCATCGAGATCGGCTTCAACGTGACCTACCTGATCGATGTGCTCACCAACATGAGCCAGGACATGGTCAAGATCGATCTGCAGGACGGCAACAGCTCGGCGCTGGTCACCATCCCCGAGAACGAAAGCTTCAAGTACGTCGTGATGCCCATGCGCATTTGAGTGGACCGAACGCAGCCAGCCATTTCATTGCCTGAAATAACAGGAGCAGCTACCGCTCGTCCTGTAATGATTTCAGGCAAGTATTCATTTGAAAGTTATGCAGGTCAGGCGCCAACAGCTCCTGACCTTGTAGCAGCAAGGTAATTTCATGACCGAAGAGAACAAGCCAGACACCCAGAGCGCCGCAGATGCAGGCGGCTATGGCGAAGGCGCAATCCAGATCCTGGAAGGCCTGGAAGCCGTGCGCAAGCGCCCGGGCATGTACATCGGTGACACCTCGGACGGCACCGGTCTGCACCACCTGGTCTTCGAGGTCGTGGACAACTCCATCGACGAAGCGCTGGCCGGCTACTGCGACGACATTCTGGTCACCATCCACGCCGATGGCTCGCTGTCCGTGATCGACAACGGCCGCGGCATTCCCACGCGCGTGAAGATGGACGACAAGCACGAGCCCAAGCGCTCGGCTGCCGAAATCGCCCTGACCGAGCTGCACGCTGGCGGCAAGTTCAACCAGAACAGCTACAAGGTCTCGGGCGGCCTGCACGGCGTGGGCGTGTCCTGCGTGAACGCGCTGTCCATCTGGCTCAAGCTCACCGTCAGCCGCGACGGCGTGCGCCATGAAATCGACTTCTCGCGCGGCTTTGTGCAAAACCGCCTGATCGAAGTCGTGGACGGCACCGAAGTCTCGCCCATGCGCGTGCTCGGCCCCAGCGACAAGCGCGGCACCAAGGTGCATTTTCTGCCCGACCAGGAAATCTTCAAGGAGAACTTCGAGTTCCGCTACGAGATTCTGGCCAAGCGCCTGCGCGAGCTGTCCTTCCTGAACAACGGCGTGCGCATCCGCCTGAAGGACGAGCGCGACGGCAAGGAAGACGACTTCTCGGGCGCCGGCGGCGTCAAGGGCTTTGTGGAATTCATCAACGGCACCAAGAAAGTCCTGCACCCCACCACCTTCTACGCCGAAGGCACAC
This DNA window, taken from Comamonas testosteroni TK102, encodes the following:
- the dnaN gene encoding DNA polymerase III subunit beta codes for the protein MIVLKATQDKVLAVLQSVAGIVERRHTLPILANVLIKKTGNALQLTTSDLEIQIRTTAELGGDAGDFTTTIGARKLIDILKTMPGDQTVSLETQQSKMILKGGKSRFTLQTLPAEDFPLVQESAAFGPAFSVPQKVLKDLLGQVSFAMAVQDIRYYLNGILFVAEGNTLSLVATDGHRLAWASATLDVEVPIKQEVILPRKTVLELQRLLSDASGENQPVIEMQFANNQAKFTFGGMEFVTKLVEGKFPDYNRVIPRNHTNSVTLGRAPLLASLQRTAIMTSDKFKGVRLSVEPGTLRVASNNAEQEEAMDELDIDYGGDTIEIGFNVTYLIDVLTNMSQDMVKIDLQDGNSSALVTIPENESFKYVVMPMRI